From a region of the Apis mellifera strain DH4 linkage group LG2, Amel_HAv3.1, whole genome shotgun sequence genome:
- the LOC410824 gene encoding spondin-1 — protein sequence MLLLTVTACLVITVQAGCPMRPTAEQTSASRTTGDGGYRILVSGKADKYIPNAVYTISLQGSQTHERLQQFTHFTLSVNSQHAPSNPTARVGYFQLFPDGLTTFNEDCVNTISEASDYPKNEVQVMWRAPPSGSGCVIFTAMVLENNVRWYAEDGALTKTFCEMDSSEVEALDGEKCCACDEAKYSLIMEGIWSNVTHPKDFPFSVWLTHFSDLIGASHVPSFSFWGKDHVATDGFRQLAEWGSASGVETELRANSNKLRTLIKAAGLWYPNVNSNTTTNFRVDRKRPMISVASMFGPSPDWVVGVSKLNLCRKDCSWTKSEIIDLYPWDAGTDNGISYMSPNSETTPREKMKPITTLYPEDPRSPFYDPSGRPMLPLARLYLTREKIIPRGCDEEVLQQQVAQLEVAENTEDTVRPECQTTEYTGWSSCSVSCGKGLRMRTRSYLMPEKAAMFKCNRQLVSKEMCVSSIPECSGEEDTDDGVGSLAGGNNDAFCETTDWGHWSECSSSCGVGIKMRTRRFKDRMGRKRCPHVYLVEKVKCMEPACSPGLEEQIDPACKVTDWSDWSPCSASCGKGVKLRTRLLMVDPSKQQECSSRMELVQQRPCLDQADCTFDMATAKVVCMEEPNAGPCRGYFQRWAFVPQKLMCVPFVYGGCRGNRNNFLTAEECNNTCGIVRAILSGQPLNTTDVQVAPISPALPPVHCVVSGWSPWTPCSVSCGTGRVTSFRTIQQEARNGGNPCPKKLQRRSRCQLAPCE from the exons ATGTTGCTCCTGACCGTGACAGCGTGTCTGGTGATCACGGTGCAGGCCGGATGCCCTATGAGACCGACCGCGGAACAAACTTCCGCATCGAGGACCACGGGTGACGGTGGTTACAGGATACTCGTTAGCGGGAAGGCTGACAAATATATTCCCAACGCTGTTTACACGATCAGTTTGCAAG GCTCGCAAACGCACGAGAGATTGCAACAGTTCACGCACTTCACCCTCTCCGTGAATTCGCAACACGCGCCGAGTAATCCCACGGCTCGGGTGGGATACTTCCAACTGTTCCCCGATGGTTTGACCACGTTCAACGAAGATTGCGTCAATACCATATCCGAAGCGTCAGATTATCCGAAGAACGAG GTCCAAGTGATGTGGAGGGCACCGCCGTCAGGATCAGGATGCGTTATATTCACAGCCATGGTCTTGGAGAATAACGTGCGCTGGTACGCCGAGGATGGAGCTTTGACCAAGACCTTCTGCGAGATGGACTCCAGCGAGGTCGAGGCCTTGGACGGGGAGAAGTGTTGCGCCTGCGACGAGGCCAAGTACTCG TTGATAATGGAGGGAATCTGGTCGAACGTGACCCATCCAAAGGACTTCCCGTTCTCCGTTTGGCTGACCCACTTCAGCGACTTGATCGGCGCCTCGCATGTGCCGAGCTTCTCCTTCTGGGGCAAGGACCACGTAGCCACGGACGGCTTCCGCCAGTTGGCCGAGTGGGGATCCGCGTCCGGCGTGGAGACCGAGCTCAGAGCTAATTCCAACAAATTAAGAACCCTCATCAAAGCCGCTGGACTGTGGTACCCTAATGTAAACAGCAATACGACCACTAACTTCAG AGTGGACAGGAAACGTCCTATGATCTCCGTGGCTTCCATGTTCGGACCGTCCCCGGACTGGGTGGTCGGCGTCAGCAAACTGAATCTATGCAGGAAAGATTGCAGCTGGACGAAAAGCGAGATAATCGACCTGTACCCCTGGGACGCTGGCACCGACAATGGAATCTCCTACATGTCGCCGAACTCCGAGACGACGCCGCGCGAGAAGATGAAACCGATCACCACGTTGTACCCCGAGGATCCTAGGTCCCCTTTCTACGACCCCAGCGGAAGACCGATGCTGCCACTTGCCAGGTTGTACTTGACCAGGGAGAAGATCATTCCGCGGGGTTGCGACGAGGAGGTTCTTCAGCAGCAGGTCGCTCAGCTCGAGGTCGCGGAGAACACCGAGGACACTGTCAGGC CCGAGTGTCAGACCACGGAGTACACGGGATGGTCGAGCTGCTCGGTCAGCTGCGGCAAAGGATTGAGAATGCGTACCAGGTCGTATTTGATGCCCGAGAAGGCAGCCATGTTCAAGTGTAACAGACAATTGGTCTCCAAGGAGATGTGCGTCTCCTCGATCCCCGAATGCTC AGGCGAGGAGGACACGGACGATGGCGTTGGCTCGTTGGCAGGTGGTAACAACGATGCTTTCTGCGAAACGACCGATTGGGGCCACTGGTCGGAGTGCTCCTCCTCGTGCGGGGTGGGGATAAAGATGAGGACGAGGAGGTTCAAGGATCGGATGGGCCGTAAACGGTGTCCTCACGTGTACCTCGTGGAGAAAGTGAAATGCATGGAGCCGGCTTGCTCGCCCGGTTTGGAGGAACAGATCGATCCCGCTTGCAAG GTGACCGATTGGTCGGATTGGTCCCCGTGCAGCGCCTCGTGCGGGAAAGGCGTGAAATTAAGAACCCGATTGTTGATGGTCGACCCGTCCAAACAGCAAGAATGCTCCTCGAGAATGGAACTGGTCCAGCAACGGCCCTGTTTGGACCAGGCTGACTGCACCTTCGACATGGCGACTGCCAAAG TGGTTTGCATGGAGGAACCGAACGCTGGACCCTGCAGGGGATATTTCCAGAGATGGGCGTTCGTTCCTCAAAAGTTGATGTGCGTGCCGTTCGTGTACGGCGGTTGCCGCGGCAACAGGAACAACTTCTTGACGGCCGAGGAGTGCAACAATACTTGTGGCATC GTGCGAGCGATTCTCAGCGGACAGCCGTTGAACACAACCGACGTTCAAGTCGCCCCGATATCGCCGGCTCTGCCACCTGTCCACTGCGTCGTGAGTGGCTGGTCACCTTGGACACCTTGCAGCGTTTCTTGCGGGACAGGGCGCGTGACCAGTTTCCGCACGATTCAG CAAGAGGCACGAAACGGAGGGAATCCTTGTCCCAAGAAACTTCAGCGTCGATCCAGGTGTCAGCTGGCGCCatgcgaataa